A single genomic interval of Thermoanaerobacter uzonensis DSM 18761 harbors:
- the spoIIIAD gene encoding stage III sporulation protein AD produces the protein MEIFQIVILGIVVLVILTVLRETNPEMAIILSLVAGVIIFMMILPKLSAIVEVLNTLARKSRLDNIYFMTTLKIIGIAYITEFGVQLCLDANEKNLASKIEIAGKIIIIFLSIPIIVALMETILSIMP, from the coding sequence ATGGAAATATTTCAAATTGTTATTTTAGGAATAGTGGTTTTGGTTATTTTGACAGTTCTAAGAGAAACAAATCCTGAAATGGCAATAATTTTAAGTTTGGTAGCCGGAGTCATCATCTTTATGATGATTCTTCCAAAACTCAGCGCAATTGTAGAAGTATTGAATACTCTTGCTAGAAAAAGTAGACTTGACAATATTTATTTTATGACAACTTTAAAAATCATTGGTATAGCTTACATAACAGAATTTGGAGTTCAACTGTGTCTTGACGCAAATGAAAAAAATTTGGCTTCTAAAATAGAGATAGCAGGAAAGATAATCATAATTTTTTTATCAATACCTATAATTGTTGCATTGATGGAAACAATTCTTTCAATAATGCCGTGA
- the spoIIIAC gene encoding stage III sporulation protein AC: MNIDIIFKIAAIGILVTVLNQVLIRSGREEQAMMVTLAGIVVVLMMVINMINNLFNAVKTIFQLY; the protein is encoded by the coding sequence ATGAACATAGATATAATTTTTAAAATTGCGGCAATTGGCATTCTGGTAACAGTATTAAATCAAGTATTAATCCGTTCAGGGCGAGAAGAGCAAGCAATGATGGTGACACTGGCAGGAATAGTAGTGGTTTTAATGATGGTGATAAATATGATAAACAATTTGTTTAATGCAGTAAAAACAATATTTCAACTTTATTAG
- the spoIIIAB gene encoding stage III sporulation protein SpoIIIAB encodes MKLLGIVLVIFSTSSLGYLFALKYKMRHWILKSMISSLNLFKIEITYSKDPLGEILMTISRSSDKTVKFIFSKTGMILSQNEGYTAGEAWEIALNEWNNDYLKKEDVEILRSFGYGLGNSDIYNQEKNFDLAIELLKRQLSNAEEESKKNEKLYKNIGVLAGLAIIILFL; translated from the coding sequence ATGAAATTACTTGGAATAGTTTTAGTTATTTTTTCTACCAGTAGTTTGGGGTATTTGTTTGCTTTGAAATATAAAATGAGGCATTGGATACTTAAAAGCATGATATCTTCATTAAATCTTTTTAAAATAGAAATCACATATTCAAAAGATCCTTTAGGAGAAATACTCATGACAATTTCTCGCTCCTCAGATAAAACTGTAAAATTTATCTTTTCTAAGACAGGAATGATATTATCGCAAAATGAGGGTTATACTGCAGGAGAAGCTTGGGAGATAGCTTTAAATGAGTGGAACAATGACTATCTTAAAAAAGAAGATGTAGAAATTTTGAGGTCTTTTGGGTATGGACTTGGCAATTCTGACATATACAATCAAGAAAAAAATTTTGATTTAGCCATTGAGCTTTTAAAAAGACAACTTAGTAATGCAGAAGAAGAGAGTAAAAAGAACGAAAAGCTGTACAAAAATATTGGAGTTTTAGCAGGACTGGCGATAATCATATTGTTTTTATAG
- the spoIIIAA gene encoding stage III sporulation protein AA produces MNTRKNFEEVLYALPPSVREVIIKIPDDLLQEVEEIRLRVNRPLTVYLKNEEKFVSKEGNISLSPSLAYIVTSEDCEKAFQLISKSSLYAFEEEIRNGYITLKGGYRVGIVGKCVLENGYIKTLKNISGYNYRISKEIIGVAEGILKYLTTPSKDIYNILIISPPQCGKTTLLRDITRWISNGIDFLGFKGKKVGIVDERSEIAGCYNGIPQMDVGIRTDVLDGCPKAYGMIMLIRSMSPEVVVTDEIGKKEDIEAIHEVLNTGVKIITTVHANDIEDLMKKPVLKDVISLRYFERYVILSNRLGAGTVEKILDDNFNTLFKGPYRRGRTEK; encoded by the coding sequence ATGAACACAAGAAAAAATTTTGAGGAAGTACTTTATGCTCTTCCTCCGTCAGTAAGAGAGGTAATTATAAAAATTCCTGATGACCTGTTACAAGAAGTAGAAGAAATACGCCTTAGAGTAAATAGACCTCTCACAGTTTATTTAAAAAATGAAGAAAAGTTTGTGTCAAAAGAAGGGAATATTTCTCTTTCACCTTCTTTGGCCTATATTGTTACTTCTGAAGATTGTGAAAAAGCCTTTCAATTAATATCTAAATCTTCTCTTTATGCTTTTGAAGAAGAAATAAGAAATGGATATATTACTTTAAAAGGTGGTTACAGAGTAGGTATAGTTGGAAAATGTGTATTAGAAAATGGTTATATAAAGACTTTAAAGAATATTTCTGGATACAATTATCGAATATCAAAAGAGATAATAGGAGTGGCAGAGGGAATATTAAAATATTTAACTACTCCTTCTAAAGACATATATAACATTTTAATAATCTCACCTCCTCAATGTGGCAAAACAACTCTCTTAAGAGACATTACAAGATGGATAAGTAATGGAATAGATTTTTTGGGATTTAAAGGTAAAAAAGTAGGCATAGTAGATGAGAGGTCAGAAATTGCCGGCTGTTACAATGGTATACCTCAAATGGATGTGGGAATTAGGACTGATGTGTTAGATGGATGCCCTAAGGCTTATGGCATGATAATGCTTATAAGGTCTATGTCTCCAGAAGTAGTAGTGACAGATGAGATAGGTAAAAAAGAGGATATAGAAGCGATTCATGAAGTGCTGAATACTGGTGTTAAGATTATAACTACAGTTCATGCAAATGACATTGAAGACCTTATGAAAAAACCTGTTTTAAAAGACGTTATTTCTTTAAGATATTTTGAACGTTATGTAATTTTAAGCAATCGTTTAGGGGCAGGTACAGTAGAAAAAATATTAGATGATAATTTTAATACTTTGTTTAAAGGGCCCTATAGGAGAGGAAGGACTGAAAAATGA